Proteins found in one Abyssisolibacter fermentans genomic segment:
- a CDS encoding aminotransferase class I/II-fold pyridoxal phosphate-dependent enzyme, whose translation MKTSLLKGLNKYTREVNTRFHMPGHKGKELYSLNNIFKIDVTEVEGTDNLHNPKDIIMKSQNNVSDVYNSRKTFYCINGTTGGIYAAILSVVNQGDKILVQRNCHISVYNALVFGRLKQEYIYPEIDRKNHITGCINHNELDKILSNDKSIKAVIITNPSYYGVCSDIINITKIVHEHGRILIVDEAHGAHLRFHMRLPMSAVDAKADIVIQSAHKTLPAFTQTSLVHVCTDRVNVERLKKMLALYQTTSPSYILMSSIEASVDYMDRFGNERLDMLIKKLKDIKVSLKKLDKVRVLDIDSFDDNNINDFDETKLLISLIDLGITGPQLENILRTDYGIQVEMADYIYILAMITVADEPSDLDKLKLAIEDIVLNSKQIGNNDNEIIYLDYNKPEIGQSMTKAFYSDLEYINLNEAVNRVSADFVVPYPPGIPLLCPGEIISEKLTQDLYNLYRNNIQVLGLECKEGIQIKVLK comes from the coding sequence AGGTTTGAATAAATACACTAGAGAAGTGAATACAAGATTTCATATGCCGGGACATAAAGGGAAAGAATTATATAGTTTAAATAATATATTTAAGATAGATGTTACAGAAGTAGAAGGTACAGATAATCTACACAATCCTAAAGATATTATAATGAAAAGTCAAAACAACGTTTCTGATGTTTATAATTCAAGAAAAACCTTTTATTGTATAAATGGCACAACAGGAGGGATTTATGCAGCAATACTTTCAGTAGTCAACCAAGGAGATAAGATATTAGTTCAAAGGAATTGCCATATAAGTGTTTATAATGCTCTAGTATTTGGAAGATTAAAACAAGAATACATATATCCAGAGATAGATCGAAAAAATCATATTACTGGATGCATTAATCATAATGAACTAGATAAGATTTTAAGTAACGATAAGTCTATTAAGGCAGTAATAATAACAAATCCATCATATTATGGGGTTTGTAGTGATATAATAAATATTACAAAAATAGTGCATGAACATGGACGTATATTAATTGTTGATGAGGCGCATGGAGCACACTTGAGATTTCATATGAGGTTACCTATGTCAGCCGTAGATGCCAAAGCTGATATCGTTATACAAAGTGCACACAAAACGCTGCCAGCGTTTACACAGACTTCGTTAGTTCATGTATGTACAGATAGAGTTAATGTAGAAAGGTTAAAGAAAATGCTCGCATTATACCAAACTACTAGTCCTTCATATATACTTATGTCATCAATAGAAGCTTCGGTGGATTATATGGATAGATTCGGAAATGAAAGATTAGACATGTTAATAAAAAAGCTTAAAGATATTAAAGTGAGTTTAAAAAAACTAGATAAAGTAAGAGTATTAGATATTGATTCATTTGACGATAATAATATCAATGATTTTGATGAAACTAAGTTATTGATAAGTCTAATTGATTTAGGAATAACAGGACCACAGCTTGAAAATATATTAAGAACAGATTATGGGATTCAAGTTGAAATGGCAGACTATATTTATATATTAGCTATGATTACTGTAGCTGATGAACCAAGTGACTTAGATAAGCTGAAATTAGCCATAGAAGATATAGTATTAAACTCAAAACAGATAGGTAACAATGATAATGAAATTATATATTTAGATTATAATAAACCCGAGATAGGACAATCAATGACGAAAGCCTTTTATAGTGACTTAGAATATATAAATTTAAACGAAGCAGTAAATAGAGTATCAGCTGATTTTGTTGTGCCATATCCGCCTGGAATACCATTATTATGTCCAGGAGAGATTATAAGTGAAAAATTAACTCAAGATTTGTACAATTTATACCGTAATAATATACAAGTATTAGGGTTAGAATGTAAAGAAGGAATACAAATAAAAGTGTTGAAATAG